A part of Armatimonadota bacterium genomic DNA contains:
- a CDS encoding response regulator transcription factor has translation MDKIRVLLADDHALFRRGLASLLASQPDIEVVGEAGDGNEAIERARELMPDVVLMDVRMPGVGGLEATRRLKEEMPYVRIVMLTVSESEDDLFGALKNGAQGYLLKNLDPDDLIACLHQVQRGEAPLAPPMAAKILREFAAPSPRPGPALTPRERQVLELVAKGDANKEIARHLQISENTVKNHLRNILEKLHLQNRVQAVMYALREGLITPPDS, from the coding sequence ATGGACAAGATCCGCGTGCTTCTCGCCGACGATCACGCCTTGTTCCGCCGTGGGCTGGCGAGCCTGCTGGCGAGCCAGCCGGACATCGAGGTCGTTGGCGAGGCCGGAGATGGCAATGAGGCGATCGAGCGCGCCAGGGAGCTCATGCCGGACGTGGTGCTGATGGACGTTCGCATGCCGGGCGTCGGAGGACTGGAGGCGACCCGGCGCCTCAAGGAAGAGATGCCATACGTGAGGATCGTGATGCTGACGGTGTCCGAGAGCGAGGACGACCTGTTTGGAGCGCTCAAGAACGGCGCGCAAGGCTACCTGCTGAAGAACCTGGACCCCGATGACCTGATCGCCTGTCTGCACCAGGTACAGCGAGGGGAGGCACCGCTCGCACCGCCGATGGCCGCCAAGATCCTGCGCGAGTTCGCCGCGCCCTCACCCAGGCCGGGGCCGGCGCTGACCCCGCGCGAGCGGCAGGTGCTCGAGCTGGTAGCTAAGGGCGATGCCAACAAGGAGATAGCGCGCCACCTTCAGATCTCCGAGAACACCGTGAAGAACCACCTGCGTAACATCCTGGAGAAGCTGCACCTTCAGAACCGCGTGCAGGCGGTCATGTACGCTCTTCGCGAGGGGCTGATAACCCCGCCTGACTCCTAG